ATGATGCAGCATCTAGTACTTTTGCAAGACCAGCTTCAGAAATCATATCTGTTACATGAGGACCAATCATATGTACGCCAAGGAGATCCTCGTTATCAGCATCAGCTACAATTTTCACAAAACCATCAGACTCTCCAAAAACAAGCGCTTTGCCAATCGCTTTAAAAGGGAATTTCCCAATCTTAACATTATGACCTTGTTCTTTTGCCTGATCTTCTGTCAAGCCAACACTTGCCATTTCTGGACTGCTGTAAATGCAGCTAGAAACCATTGTGTAATCAATTGGTTCAGGATTTTGATCCGCTAAATGTTCAACGGCTGTAATCCCTTCATGAGAAGCCACGTGAGCCAGCTGCATACCTCCAATAACATCACCAATCGCATAAATATGAGATTCTTTCGTTTGGTAATATTCATTGGTCTGGATGACACCCTTCTCTACCTCGATCGTCGTGTTCTCAAGTCCAATGTTTTTCACATTTGCCTCACGCCCAACTGATACAAGCATTTTGTCAGCAGTAAATGTTTTGGTTTCCCCTTCATGCTCAGCATTAATGGAGACACCATTATCTATTGTAAGAGAATCCCCCATCACCTTTGCTCCAGTGAAAAGCTTGATTCCTTTTTTCTTCATAAGCTTATGCGCTTCTTTAGAAATATCCTTGTCTTCTGTTGGTACGATCCGATCCGCATATTCTACAACCGTAACGTCTACACCAAAATCAACAAGCATTGAAGCCCATTCAATCCCGATTACGCCTCCGCCGACAATGATGATCGAAGATGGTAGGCTTTCCATACGAAGCGCTTCATCAGAAGTCATAACATATTCGCCATCTACTTCAAGGCCTGGAAGCGTACGCGGTTTAGAACCAGTTGCAACAATAACGTTTTTTGGAATTAGCATTGCATTTTCTTCTCCGTTATTCATCTCGACTGAGACCGTACCAGGCATTGGAGAAAAGATAGATGGTCCAAGAATTCTACCAAAGCCCTCAAATACATCAATCTTCCCCTGCTTCATTAGGTGTTGAACACCTTTATGAAGTTGGTCAACGATTCCTTGTTTACGTTCTTGAACTTTCTTAAAGTCTAGCGCAATTTCTTTAGCCATAACGCCAAATTCTTCACCGTGCTTAGCGGTAGCATACACTTCAGCACTTCGAAGCAATGCTTTACTAGGAATACATCCACGATGCAAACACGTTCCACCAAGTTCACGTTTTTCAACGATTGCCGTTTTGAGACCAAGTTGTGAAGCCCGTATAGCGGCTACATAGCCACCAGTACCTCCACCCATAATGACGAGATCATATTCTTCAGCCATTCAAATTCTCCTTTATAGAACAATTTATTCCCTTTTACAGTTAAGGTCGTAACGATCATACCAAAAGGTTAATAACCATTACATGACAGTCGATTCTACGGAAGAAACAGGGTATACTTTTGCCTTTTCTTCTTTTCTCAACACCCGTAATCCACCTTCAGCTAAAGCCTGAAGCTCATTTTCTCCAGGATGGACAATAACGTCAGCGATCCACTTAATCTGATCTGTTATTTGAGATACAAACTGCTTACCATATGCTAGTCCACCCGTTAATACAATCGCATCGACCTCTCCAGCAAGAACAGCGCTAGCAGCACCAATCTCTTTTGCTACTTGATATGCCATTGCGTCAAAAACGAGCTTTGCTCTCTCATCACCTTCACTGATCCGCCGCTCTACTTTCACAGCATCATTCGTCCCCAGATAACCAACGTAACCAGCTTGTCCAACGAGCTTCTTCATAATTTCATCTGCATAGTATTCTCCGGAGAAGCACATAGATACTAATTCTCCTACCGGAACTGTACCGGCACGTTCAGGTGAGAAAGGGCCTTCCCCATGCAAACCATTATTCACATCAATAACTTTCCCTTTATGATGCGCGCCTACCGTAATCCCTCCACCCATATGAGTTACGATAAGGTTCAACTCTTCGTATTTACTATTCAGTTGGGATGCAACTCTTCTAGCAACAGCCTTTTGGTTTAAGGCATGAAATATACTTTTGCGCTCTATTTCAGGCACTCCCGAAAGACGGGCGACATCTTGAAGCTCATCCACAACAACCGGATCTACAATAAAAGAAGGAATATTTAGCTGTTCAGCAATTTCAAAGGCAATAATTCCACCTAAATTTGAAGCGTGTTCACCTGAGAAACCGTTTCGAAGATCTTCGAGCATCATGTCATTGACTGAATACGTCCCCCCTTCAATGGGACGTAATAAACCACCACGGCCTACTACTGCTGATAACCTCGAAATGTTAATATCTTCTTCATCTAACGCTTCAAGAATAGTGTTTTTTCTGAATTCATACTGATCGATGATGGTTTTGTATTGATTAATCTCATCCGTATCGTGCCGTAATGATTTCTCAAATACGGCACGTTCATTATCAAAAACACCTATTTTAGTCGATGTTGATCCCGGGTTGATTACCAGAAGTCGATATTCTTTATCTGTCACTCGAAACCCTCCGTTTATCTGCGATGACCTAGAATGTGCTGAGAATTCATTAAGAATTGGCTTCTTGATTGCTTCATTTGCTCAATTCTTTCTTCAGCAAGGCGGTCAGCTGCTGCATAAGTAGGAATACCATCGCGTTTAGAGATTTCAATGACTTTCGCAATGGTGTCATAAATGCCATCAACACGTTTCATAGCGCGATCGCGATTATAACCATAAAGCTCATCAGCAACGTTAATAACGCCACCTGCGTTAATTACATAGTCCGGTGCATAAACGATACCCATTTCGTGAATCTGATCACCATGAGACGTTTCGCGAAGCTGGTTGTTGGCCGCTCCTGCAATAACTTTTGCTTTAATTTTCCCTATAGTCTCGTCATTAATAATGGCACCAAGTGCACAAGGAGCGAAAATGTCGCACTCTACTTCGTAAATATCGTCCGGATCGACTGCTTTCGCTCCAAAATCAGCAACTGCACGATCAACAGATTCTTTGTTAATGTCAGTGACTACAAGTGAAGCTCCTTCTTCGTGAAGATGTTTGCAAAGGTTATATGCAACATTCCCAACACCCTGAACTGCTACTGTTTTACCTTCTAACGAATCGGTACCGAATGCTTCTTTTGCAGCTGCCTTCATTCCAACATAAACACCGTATGCTGTTACAGGAGAAGGGTTACCAGAAGAACCAAATGCCGGTGAAATACCCGTTACATACTCTGTCTCTTCGTGGATCATATCCATATCTTGAACTGTCGTACCTACGTCTTCTGCAGTAATATAACGACCATTTAGACCCTGAATGTAACGACCGAACGCACGGAACATTGCTTCGTTTTTGTCTTTGCGAGGGTCACCAATAATAACAGTTTTCCCCCCTCCAAGATTCAAGCCAGCCGCAGCATTTTTGTAAGTCATCCCTTTTGCAAGACGAAGAGCATCTTCAAACGCCGCTTCTTCGGAAGCATATGTCCACATTCTTGTACCACCAAGAGCTGGTCCTAGTGTTGTATCATGAATGGCGATAATCGCTTTTAATCCTGAAGCTTTATCCTGACAAACTACCACTTGTTCGTAATCATATTTCTCCATATAAGTAAAAAGTTCCATTTAAATCTCCCTCTCTGTTTTCCTAAAAATTTATTTAGCTGAACTAACCGCAAGCGCGATACTATAAACTTTACTTTGTGCACTATCTGCTCGAGAAGTTAAAACAATTGGCGCCTTTGCACCTGCAATAACTCCACCAACTTTTGCATTTGCAAAATAAACGAGTGATTTATATAGTGCATTCCCCACTTCAATTGAAGGAACAAGAAGAATGTCTGCTTTTCCTGCAACTTCACTCTTTATCCCTTTATGCTCAGCTGCCTCGACAGAAATAGCATTATCTAGTGCAAGTGGTCCATCAATGATACAATCAGCAATTTGACCTCTATTGTTCATTTGTGTAAGTGCTGATGCATCCAGCGTCGCCTGCATAGCAGGATTGACCACTTCTACCGCAGCAAGCGGTACAACTTTAGGTAATGTGACACCAATGCTTTTCGCAATATATACAGCGTTTTTAACAATTTCAACCTTTTGCGTTAAGTCCGGGGCAATATTCATACCT
The sequence above is drawn from the Pseudalkalibacillus hwajinpoensis genome and encodes:
- the yqiS gene encoding phosphate butyryltransferase, translating into MNLDQLVKKVAEQPTKTVALASAADQEVIEAVHKAIDKQLASFILYGDQNEIEQMLDDHGLSQSTFIKVVQARSDQEASRAAVMAVRNGEADVLMKGMVSTSVILKEVLNKEYGLRKGKVLSHIAAFDVQGYERLIFVTDSGMNIAPDLTQKVEIVKNAVYIAKSIGVTLPKVVPLAAVEVVNPAMQATLDASALTQMNNRGQIADCIIDGPLALDNAISVEAAEHKGIKSEVAGKADILLVPSIEVGNALYKSLVYFANAKVGGVIAGAKAPIVLTSRADSAQSKVYSIALAVSSAK
- the lpdA gene encoding dihydrolipoyl dehydrogenase yields the protein MAEEYDLVIMGGGTGGYVAAIRASQLGLKTAIVEKRELGGTCLHRGCIPSKALLRSAEVYATAKHGEEFGVMAKEIALDFKKVQERKQGIVDQLHKGVQHLMKQGKIDVFEGFGRILGPSIFSPMPGTVSVEMNNGEENAMLIPKNVIVATGSKPRTLPGLEVDGEYVMTSDEALRMESLPSSIIIVGGGVIGIEWASMLVDFGVDVTVVEYADRIVPTEDKDISKEAHKLMKKKGIKLFTGAKVMGDSLTIDNGVSINAEHEGETKTFTADKMLVSVGREANVKNIGLENTTIEVEKGVIQTNEYYQTKESHIYAIGDVIGGMQLAHVASHEGITAVEHLADQNPEPIDYTMVSSCIYSSPEMASVGLTEDQAKEQGHNVKIGKFPFKAIGKALVFGESDGFVKIVADADNEDLLGVHMIGPHVTDMISEAGLAKVLDAASWEVAHTIHPHPTLSEAIGEAALAVDGKAIHS
- the bcd gene encoding branched-chain amino acid dehydrogenase, yielding MELFTYMEKYDYEQVVVCQDKASGLKAIIAIHDTTLGPALGGTRMWTYASEEAAFEDALRLAKGMTYKNAAAGLNLGGGKTVIIGDPRKDKNEAMFRAFGRYIQGLNGRYITAEDVGTTVQDMDMIHEETEYVTGISPAFGSSGNPSPVTAYGVYVGMKAAAKEAFGTDSLEGKTVAVQGVGNVAYNLCKHLHEEGASLVVTDINKESVDRAVADFGAKAVDPDDIYEVECDIFAPCALGAIINDETIGKIKAKVIAGAANNQLRETSHGDQIHEMGIVYAPDYVINAGGVINVADELYGYNRDRAMKRVDGIYDTIAKVIEISKRDGIPTYAAADRLAEERIEQMKQSRSQFLMNSQHILGHRR
- the buk gene encoding butyrate kinase, whose product is MTDKEYRLLVINPGSTSTKIGVFDNERAVFEKSLRHDTDEINQYKTIIDQYEFRKNTILEALDEEDINISRLSAVVGRGGLLRPIEGGTYSVNDMMLEDLRNGFSGEHASNLGGIIAFEIAEQLNIPSFIVDPVVVDELQDVARLSGVPEIERKSIFHALNQKAVARRVASQLNSKYEELNLIVTHMGGGITVGAHHKGKVIDVNNGLHGEGPFSPERAGTVPVGELVSMCFSGEYYADEIMKKLVGQAGYVGYLGTNDAVKVERRISEGDERAKLVFDAMAYQVAKEIGAASAVLAGEVDAIVLTGGLAYGKQFVSQITDQIKWIADVIVHPGENELQALAEGGLRVLRKEEKAKVYPVSSVESTVM